aatttggttgtaaaaatttaatattacaaattaagtatgtttttttttaatccataatcattttttttgaCTGGTATTTTTCATGTGTCATTTCCGCCGCTATCTCCGAATCAAtctaatttgattatataaaattaaagaatcaaTACCACTCTGTAAGGgttttgtaaaagttttaatctTCTTTTGTGCTTTTTAGATTTATAGTGTACTTCTCGACAAGAatcattttgaaaatgttgCTGGCAACctatgcaataaaattggCCTGAAATATatcaagtttttaaatattataatgatggtTTAAATGCATTAATACTACTGAAAACAATGTAATGCTTGTTAAGAAGCATGACACTTTCTGAATGAGactgtaacaataattattgattatttggACTAGACAAATCAAATTTACACTAacgtaataaagtataaaatataatacgattaataataatataaattaatctacCATTGCCGGGTAAATCAGGGTCTATTTCTGCAATGAACTTGCTATTGAGATCATTAAATactgacaaaaatatataataatttctttttttactcACACTGATCCGACTCTTTAATTCTTAagcctattttattataagttttttttttattatgacgtttaattttttttgtcataatttgCAGTAAACCTTCAATAATTCTtatacttcaaaaatattcaatccAAAGTAgtacatatttatgaaaataaatttactaaataatttatcaaaaataagagAAACGATCTCTAAATATGcttaaggttaaaaaaaaaacctttcaaatataaaatagttcattgtaattatttatataccgatataaattaaacatctaaacgaaactgtataatatataattatcatgtttcaaataattcGTTTGCTAGTTGATGGTAATCAATTTCTCCGTTACTATTAACGTCTAATGATCGATAGTATTCTTCTAATTCATTTTGTAAAGAAAGCTCGCCAATAATAGAAACAACTTGCCTAAGTTCAGTTAACGCAATTTTTCCAGTTCCTTGGGTATCAACTCTTTTGAAAGCTTCAATTAATTCTTCAACAGGATCCAAATCTTTAAGTATCTCAGTAGCTTTTTCTAAAAACATATCTAAGGTGAATAATCCTTGAAACCCAAAATGCTGATCTATTTGTGCCGCAGATACCGCTGCTCCCAAACTATggaaaatcaataaaacttcTCGAGCGCTAACTCTACCATCTAAGTCGCGATCAAATAAACGAAATGCTTCTATTATTTGAGCTGTAGTTATATTGCGCATTGTGTGTGACGGTTCACATGCACACTAAATCTgattatagaaaaatgttgACTAATAtcaagacatttatttttaaacatgctTTAGCAGGGCATGCTgcttttctaaattatataaagacacTGCCAATTGCTTTCATATGGcctattttcaatatatcaaCACTCTATTTGGTCGATATATCTCGTTTTTTTGCGGGAAGATATACTGCCAAAAATCTGGAAAAATGTAACAGACCAAAAGAACCTTTGATTCTTTATCAGTAAGACATATCAATCGCTCAGATGTAAATTAGATTTGAGGGATGCCCTTTCTGTAGAAAAATTCGAGAAGTATGActgtaatacatatatactgtAATAGACACTATCTGTAC
This Danaus plexippus unplaced genomic scaffold, MEX_DaPlex mxdp_50, whole genome shotgun sequence DNA region includes the following protein-coding sequences:
- the LOC133320713 gene encoding zinc finger protein 593 homolog, which encodes MTKKIKRHNKKKTYNKIGLRIKESDQLFNDLNSKFIAEIDPDLPGNGQFYCIGCQQHFQNDSCREVHYKSKKHKRRLKLLQNPYRVIDSEIAAEMTHEKYQSKKMIMD
- the LOC133320714 gene encoding uncharacterized protein LOC133320714, producing the protein MRNITTAQIIEAFRLFDRDLDGRVSAREVLLIFHSLGAAVSAAQIDQHFGFQGLFTLDMFLEKATEILKDLDPVEELIEAFKRVDTQGTGKIALTELRQVVSIIGELSLQNELEEYYRSLDVNSNGEIDYHQLANELFET